Genomic DNA from Haloarcula marina:
CGGCTACCGCGTCACCGCCGTCGACTGCGGCAGTCACACCGGCACGCACGTCGACGCGCCGAGTCACACGGAATCCGAGGGTCGCCCCATCGACGACGTGCCCGTCTCGCGGTTCGTCTGGGACGCCGTCCGCGTGGACCTGCGGGGCCGTGACCCGCGAACCCCGATTCGGCCCGCCGACCTGCCGACGAGCGACGCCGACGCCGTCGTCCTGCAGACCGGATGGGACGCCCACTGGGGCGACCCCGAGTACTTCGACCATCCGTACCTGACCCCGGCGGCGGCCGACCACTGCGTCGGGCAGGGCTACGACGTGGCTATCGACGCGCTCAACGTCGACCCGACGCCCACCGAGAACGCGACGGGTGACGAACCCGAGGGGTTCCAGGCCCACCACGCGCTGTTGGGGAACGACCGCCTCGTCGTCGAGAACCTCGCGAACCTCGCCAGCGTGCCGGAACGATTCGAACTGGTCGCCGCGCCGCTGAAACTCGCGGACGGCGACGGCGCGCCGGTCCGGGCGTTCGCGCGCTACGACTGA
This window encodes:
- a CDS encoding cyclase family protein, producing the protein MPYADLSHPIRSGMPVFPGDPPVSLAPHATADADGYRVTAVDCGSHTGTHVDAPSHTESEGRPIDDVPVSRFVWDAVRVDLRGRDPRTPIRPADLPTSDADAVVLQTGWDAHWGDPEYFDHPYLTPAAADHCVGQGYDVAIDALNVDPTPTENATGDEPEGFQAHHALLGNDRLVVENLANLASVPERFELVAAPLKLADGDGAPVRAFARYD